A genomic window from Montipora capricornis isolate CH-2021 chromosome 8, ASM3666992v2, whole genome shotgun sequence includes:
- the LOC138014634 gene encoding uncharacterized protein yields the protein MDHTILLKRLTTDFGIGGKALEWFSSYSSGRSQHVLFEGATSDSFDLRFGVPQGSCLNPLLFVVYASKLFEIVQDHLRNAHCFADDTQLYLSFDPNGPTDQEMALEATERCISDLRKWMYRDKLKINDDKIEFLVIGSRQQLQKIHHCSVRVDTIDIKPVE from the coding sequence ATGGACCACACGATTTTGCTAAAACGCTTGACCACTGATTTTGGTATAGGCGGGAAGGCTTTAGAGTGGTTCTCGTCGTATTCGTCAGGACGCAGCCAGCATGTTTTGTTTGAGGGGGCTACGTCTGATAGCTTTGATCTGCGTTTTGGTGTCCCACAAGGCAGCTGTCTCAACCCACTTCTGTTTGTGGTTTACGCCTCCAAGCTCTTTGAGATAGTACAAGACCACCTGCGGAATGCGCActgctttgctgacgacacgcAACTTTACTTGTCTTTTGATCCTAATGGTCCTACAGATCAAGAGATGGCATTGGAAGCCACGGAGCGATGCATTAGTGATTTACGTAAATGGATGTATCGGGACAAACTAAAGATCAATGATGACAAGATTGAATTTCTTGTTATCGGATCGAGACAACAGTTGCAGAAAATTCATCACTGTTCTGTCCGTGTTGACACTATTGATATTAAGCCTGTTGAGTAG